Proteins from a genomic interval of Thamnophis elegans isolate rThaEle1 chromosome 2, rThaEle1.pri, whole genome shotgun sequence:
- the LOC116504384 gene encoding EF-hand and coiled-coil domain-containing protein 1-like, with the protein MDPPEVWDPYSRPARRTQWLVSALAYHYGLDRGVENEIIVLATGLDQYLQEIFHHLDCEGEGKIPGEDFQTLCLVLGLQDDEEEAAADPEECAGLCENLSAELTFRQFHAKLCGYFSTKAGCKLPDQGVPGVNRLPLGKESEHIETQIRLRSPLRRRREQAAAGRRAAGKGCPRSSGARSCSSSPPGSCSRECYEEIVALEQAEDRIVKLEDENASLRELVEDMRAALQSSDARCLALQVGLWKSHAQHKKNGTCFIGSRRQQVNNRFQTSKCLQSVLKEVELIRTSRDGQIEEAIKFNQELEKELRNSHEALIALEDCNHSLKREQAEMRKKVEEARCVIVNSLGKVKELETKAHKVSQLQIYIQQLESQLQYYR; encoded by the exons ATGGATCCGCCTGAGGTGTGGGATCCTTATAGCCGGCCGGCCCGCCGAACCCAGTGGCTGGTGAGCGCCTTGGCTTACCACTACGGGCTAGACCGGGGGGTAGAGAACGAGATCATCGTGCTGGCCACAGGCTTGGATCAGTACCTGCAGGAGATCTTCCACCACTTGGATTGCGAAGGCGAAGGCAAGATCCCCGGCGAGGATTTCCAGACCCTCTGCCTGGTGCTGGGGCTGCAAGACGACGAGGAGGAGGCGGCCGCCGACCCGGAGGAATGCGCTGGCCTCTGCGAGAACCTCTCGGCCGAGCTGACTTTCCGACAGTTCCATGCCAAGCTGTGCGGCTACTTCAGCACTAAGGCCGGCTGCAAGCTGCCGGACCAGGGCGTCCCGGGGGTGAACAGACTACCTCTGGGCAAGGAGAGCGAACACATCGAGACCCAGATTCGCCTCCGCAGCCCGCTCCGCCGTCGCCGGGAGCAAGCTGCGGCGGGACGCAGGGCGGCGGGCAAAGGCTGCCCGCGGAGCAGCGGCGCTCGCTCGTGCTCCTCCTCGCCGCCCGGGTCGTGCTCCCGGGAATGCTATGAAGAGATCGTGGCGCTGGAGCAAGCGGAGGATCGCATCGTCAAGCTGGAGGACGAGAACGCCAGCCTGCGCGAACTGGTGGAGGACATGAGGGCGGCTTTGCAGAGCAGCGATGCCCGGTGCTTGGCGCTCCAG GTGGGATTGTGGAAGAGCCACGCACAGCATAAGAAAAATGGGACTTGCTTTATAGGCAGCCGGAGACAACAGGTTAACAATAGATTTCAGACTTCCAAGTGCCTTCAGAGTGTTCTAAAAGAAGTTGAATTAATCCGAACTTCTAGAGATGGACAAATCGAAGAAGCAATTAAGTTTAACCAAGAACTGGAAAAAGAACTAAGGAATTCTCATGAAGCCCTCATAGCCCTGGAAGATTGCAACCACAGCTTAAAAAGAGAGCAGGCAGAAATGAGGAAGAAAGTTGAAGAAGCAAGATGTGTTATCGTTAACAGCCTTGGAAAAGTAAAGGAGCTAGAAACTAAAGCTCATAAAGTGTCCCAACTGCAGATCTATATCCAGCAGCTAGAATCTCAGCTACAGTATTATAGGTAA